The segment GAGCATCGCCGGGGCGGACGCCTCCTGGCTGGAGGATTTGACGCAAATGGATGCGATGGGATCGGTCATTGCGTGCAGTCCCCAACGACGATCGCATCGGGTACGATCATCGCGCTGCCGCGCGACAGCGTATGCGATTGTTTGTCGTACCCAAACACGTTCGAGAAGAACAAAAGGCGCTTCACCAGAATGATGGGGTCGACGTCTACCGGACAGAATTTGAAGTCGACGCGCGGATAGCGCCGCAGACCATCGCGAACGCCATGGATAGCACGCGCGATGGTTTCGGCATCCGTCGGTGCAAGCGAATAGACAACCAGCGCATCCAGGTCGGAGGGAGCGTCGCCCTGCCGGATGAAACTCCCTCCCACCAGCAGCAGATGCCAGATCATGCCTTCGCTTCGAAGCACTTCCAGCGCTGCCTGCGCGTCGGCGAGGATCGTCTGCCGTATCGGGCTGGTGCCGAAGGCAGTACGGAAAGCGGACAGATCGAAGATATAGGGGCCGCTGTTCAGCGGCGTCTCTTGCTGGAACGCCGCCATGAACGGTGGGAAGCCGGCAGCCGAGGCAGCCGGATTAATGGTCTGGCACGCACGAACGAATTGACCGAGCGGATCAGACACGTTGCACCAGCAGCGCTGCGTTGAGCCCTCCGAAGGCAAAGCTGTTCGACAAGATGGTCGTGACCTCGGCGTCGCGCGAGGCATGCGGGATGCAATCGATCGGGCATGCGGGGTCAGGCGACTCGAAATGCGCGGTACAGGGCAGGACCTGTTCGCGCAGGCTCATCATCGACATCGCCAGCTCAAAGGCACCGGACGCTCCCAGCGCATGCCCCAGCACCGATTTATTGGCGGTGACGGGAATGTGTGGCAAACGATCGCCGAAGACGAGGCGGAGCGCGGCGCATTCGGTGACGTCGTTCGCCTGCGTGCCCGTCCCATGCGCGTTGACGTGATCGACGGCGTCGGCAGTGATTTGAGCATCGCCCAGTGCACTGCCAATCGCCCGCGCCATGCCCCCCGCGTTCGGCGCGGTGATGGACCCGGCATCGCAGCTCATGCCGAAGCCGATCAGTTCGGCCAGAATGTCGGCGCCGCGCGCAGCCGCCACGTCATATGCCTCGAGGACGAACATCGCGGCACCTTCGCCGAGCACGAGCCCGCGCCGGCCTAGCGAAAAGGGTCTGCATCCGGTATCGGACAGGATGTGCAGCGCCTGCCATGCCTTCATGCAGCCATGGGACAGGCACGATTCGCTGCCGCCTGCCAGGGCGACATCCACGACGCCGGCTCGAATGTCGGCAAATGCCTGCCCCACCGCATGGGCGGCCGACGCACAGGCAGAACTGACCGCGAACACCCCGCCCATGATCTTTTGATCGAGCGCGACCTGGCTTGCCGCGCCGCTCAGCATGATCCGCGGAACCGTCATCGGATGGAGGCGCGCCGCCCCTTCGCCATAGACCTTGCGCGAGGCGTCGTCATGGGTCCGCTCGCCCCCCGCGCCGGAGCCGACGATGCACCGGGTGCGCTCGGGAGGCGTCTGCGCAAGGTCGATGCCGGCCATTGCGACCGCTTCCCGCGCCGCGATCACGGCGAACTGCGCCACCGGATCCAGCGTCGTCACCTCGCGCCGCTCGAAATGTGCGTCCGGGTCGAACCCGCGGATCTCGGCAACCAGCAGTTGCGCGGTTTCCGCATAACCGGCGGACGCAGGCTGCAACAGCCACCGCCCCTCCCGCACCGAATGCCAGCTATCGGCCAGCGTGAGCCCGCCGGCCGAAATCATGCCCGCGCCGGTAATCGCTACACGTCTCATGCCGCCTGATGCTTCTGTTCGATCAGCGATCCCACGGCTTCCGCCGCGCACCCAACCGTCTCGAACGGAAACGTGCCGTCCGTATTCGCATTGAATTCGATGGAGATATCGTACTTTTCCTCGATCATGAACATCAGATCGACAAAGTCCAGCGAGTCTATTCCCAACGGGGATATTTGTGTTTCCCGACCTATGTCCAGGTTATCGTCACGCTTTATATGGCGAAGCATGGCAGCGATGTCGGCAACGATGGCATCATTCGGCATGTATATTCTCCATGTTCCCGGAAGGATCTGGGCAAACCGTCGCGACATCCACTTCCGTGAGCGCGCCGGCCTCCATGCGGAAGACACGGTCGCTCATCGCGACGACGTGGAGATCATGCGAGGTGATCACCTTCGTCGCGGGATGCGCGACGAGGTTTCTGAGAATCATGCCCGCCGTCTGTTCGTCCAGATTGGCGGTGATTTCATCGAGCAGGAGTAGCGGCGGATCGTTGTACAGCGCGCGGGCCAACATCAGCCGCCGGCGCTGCCCGCTCGACAACACACCGTTCTCTTCGCTGACGACCGTCTCGATATCGCGCGGGAGATCGGCCACGATGTCTGAGAGGCATGCCAGGCGAAGAGCCGCCTGGACCTTGGAAATATCGGGCTCGAACGAAAACGCCGTTACGTTTTCGACGATCGAGCCATGCAGCAGCTTGTCCGCCCCTAGCAATAACCCGATGTTCCTGCGGTACGCGGCGAGCCCCCATGCGGAAAGGGGAGTCCCATCCACCTCAATCTCGCCTTCGCTGGGCTTGTACAGGCCAGCCATCACCTTCAGCAGCGTCGTCTTGCCCGATCCCGAAGGGCCCAGGATTGTGATGGTCTCGCCCGATCCCGCCGGAATATCGAGATCGATCGCATCCAGGATCGGCTTGTCCGCAAAGCCCGCGCGGTACGAAGCCTGCCGAAGCGACACACCCCGCCGGATCTGGCGCTCCACCATCCGGTTGACGGGCTCTGGATCGGTCTCAAGGAAATCGGACAGCCGCGCCATGTTCGCGCCGAGCATCGAGATCTGGGTCATGGTGGTGACGAGATTGTCCACTCGGTCGAAGAACATCGTTCGATAGGTGAAGAAGGCATAGAGCATGCCCACGGTGAGCTGCGCTTTCAGCACGGCGCTGACCCCGAGATACAGGGTCGCGGCGGTGCCGATCCCCGTGACGATTTCGACCAGCAACACCGCGTTCGCCTCGGTCATCTGCATCTGGAACGATGCATTCACGAACCGCACGAAGCTGTCATACCAGCGTGCCGCCGCCGGCACCGTGGCATTGGCGGTCTTCAGCGCGGCGATCGCGCGAAGGCTGTCGATCATCTTCGATCGCTCTTCGGAACGCGCCTTGAGCGACGCTGCCCCCTGCCGCCGCATCCGCGGATACAGCAACAGCCGTATCGCGATCACGACCAGGAAGATCGACGAGACGATCAGCGCCAGCGTCGGCGCGTACAGGAACATGATCGCGCCGCTGAAAAGGATCATGACCAGATCGACCGCCGCCGCGACAAAGGCGTTGGTGACGATGTTCCGGATGAAATCGATCGATTCGAGGCGGGTGACGATGTCGCCGGGATGCCGCCCCTCGAAATAGCGCAAGGGGAGCCTGAACAGCTGTCCCACAGCATTCCGCGTCAGTAGCGCGAAGAAGGCGCCGCCGGCATTCGCGATGATACGCTTCTTCAGCCAATCGGCCGCGGCGGTGGTCAGCGAGACGAGCAGCAAGCCGATGGCGAGCGCGCCGAGCAGATCGAGATCGCTCTGCGGCAGCACCGAATCCAGCGCAGCCTCCACGAACAACGGCAGCGTCATCGAGACCATGCTCGCGATGATCGCCACGCAGATGATCTGGGCCAGCGACGTCCTCAGCCCATGGGTGAGTTCGAGAATGCGCGCTAGGGGGTAGCGCTTCTCCTTGACGATGACCCGGAACGCTTCGGACGGCTGCAACTCGAGGACGAAGCCCGAATAGCTGGCTTCGACATCCTCGCGCGTCAGCGTGCGCACGCCAGCCGCCGGATTGTGGATCACGAAGCGTCGGC is part of the Sphingomonas sp. genome and harbors:
- a CDS encoding DUF6932 family protein; translation: MSDPLGQFVRACQTINPAASAAGFPPFMAAFQQETPLNSGPYIFDLSAFRTAFGTSPIRQTILADAQAALEVLRSEGMIWHLLLVGGSFIRQGDAPSDLDALVVYSLAPTDAETIARAIHGVRDGLRRYPRVDFKFCPVDVDPIILVKRLLFFSNVFGYDKQSHTLSRGSAMIVPDAIVVGDCTQ
- a CDS encoding beta-ketoacyl-[acyl-carrier-protein] synthase family protein — its product is MISAGGLTLADSWHSVREGRWLLQPASAGYAETAQLLVAEIRGFDPDAHFERREVTTLDPVAQFAVIAAREAVAMAGIDLAQTPPERTRCIVGSGAGGERTHDDASRKVYGEGAARLHPMTVPRIMLSGAASQVALDQKIMGGVFAVSSACASAAHAVGQAFADIRAGVVDVALAGGSESCLSHGCMKAWQALHILSDTGCRPFSLGRRGLVLGEGAAMFVLEAYDVAAARGADILAELIGFGMSCDAGSITAPNAGGMARAIGSALGDAQITADAVDHVNAHGTGTQANDVTECAALRLVFGDRLPHIPVTANKSVLGHALGASGAFELAMSMMSLREQVLPCTAHFESPDPACPIDCIPHASRDAEVTTILSNSFAFGGLNAALLVQRV
- a CDS encoding acyl carrier protein, whose amino-acid sequence is MPNDAIVADIAAMLRHIKRDDNLDIGRETQISPLGIDSLDFVDLMFMIEEKYDISIEFNANTDGTFPFETVGCAAEAVGSLIEQKHQAA
- a CDS encoding peptidase domain-containing ABC transporter; its protein translation is MNLFQSGRRRLPMILQDSNGECGLACLAMIGRWYGHRMDLSNLRASYPTTRRGLSLANLAMVADQLGFDVRGYKVDVLDDLKRVRLPAILHWEGNHFVVLKKVRGRRFVIHNPAAGVRTLTREDVEASYSGFVLELQPSEAFRVIVKEKRYPLARILELTHGLRTSLAQIICVAIIASMVSMTLPLFVEAALDSVLPQSDLDLLGALAIGLLLVSLTTAAADWLKKRIIANAGGAFFALLTRNAVGQLFRLPLRYFEGRHPGDIVTRLESIDFIRNIVTNAFVAAAVDLVMILFSGAIMFLYAPTLALIVSSIFLVVIAIRLLLYPRMRRQGAASLKARSEERSKMIDSLRAIAALKTANATVPAAARWYDSFVRFVNASFQMQMTEANAVLLVEIVTGIGTAATLYLGVSAVLKAQLTVGMLYAFFTYRTMFFDRVDNLVTTMTQISMLGANMARLSDFLETDPEPVNRMVERQIRRGVSLRQASYRAGFADKPILDAIDLDIPAGSGETITILGPSGSGKTTLLKVMAGLYKPSEGEIEVDGTPLSAWGLAAYRRNIGLLLGADKLLHGSIVENVTAFSFEPDISKVQAALRLACLSDIVADLPRDIETVVSEENGVLSSGQRRRLMLARALYNDPPLLLLDEITANLDEQTAGMILRNLVAHPATKVITSHDLHVVAMSDRVFRMEAGALTEVDVATVCPDPSGNMENIHAE